Proteins from one Chloroflexota bacterium genomic window:
- the miaA gene encoding tRNA (adenosine(37)-N6)-dimethylallyltransferase MiaA gives MQAPQPLIIAIVGPTAVGKTAFSLDLAQALNGEIVSVDSRLVYRGMDIGTAKPTPAEQALVKHHLIDVVNPDQEYSLATYQAAAYAAIAQIQQQAKQPILVGGTGQYMAALLEGWSIPEVAPNYELRTRYEQQATSEGHTALHQQLQTIDPEAAKAIDPTNVRRVIRALEVFHETGQPISQLQRRNPPPYRILTLDLERPRDELYARIDQRVDVMVREGLIAEVWALIRQGYGWELPSMSGLGYAEFRPLWQGQQSAGACISQLKFNTHRFARKQGAWFRRLPNRVSLDARHTDLLAQMQALLAAMPEHAPTHTDH, from the coding sequence ATGCAAGCACCACAACCATTAATTATCGCCATCGTTGGCCCAACTGCGGTTGGCAAAACGGCCTTTTCACTCGATTTAGCTCAAGCCTTGAACGGCGAGATCGTCTCAGTCGATTCGCGCTTAGTTTATCGGGGGATGGATATTGGCACAGCCAAACCCACGCCTGCTGAGCAAGCGCTGGTCAAACATCATTTAATCGACGTGGTTAATCCTGATCAGGAATATAGCCTAGCAACCTACCAGGCGGCGGCCTACGCGGCAATTGCCCAAATTCAGCAGCAGGCCAAACAGCCAATTTTGGTGGGGGGCACGGGCCAATATATGGCAGCACTGCTTGAGGGTTGGAGCATTCCCGAGGTTGCGCCAAATTATGAATTACGAACGCGGTATGAGCAACAGGCAACCAGCGAAGGTCATACGGCGCTCCATCAACAACTGCAAACGATCGATCCCGAGGCCGCCAAAGCAATCGACCCAACCAACGTTCGGCGGGTGATTCGCGCCTTAGAAGTTTTTCATGAAACAGGCCAGCCGATCAGTCAACTTCAGCGGCGCAATCCGCCACCCTATCGCATATTAACGCTTGATCTAGAGCGACCGCGCGACGAACTGTATGCCCGCATCGATCAACGAGTTGATGTGATGGTGCGCGAAGGACTGATTGCCGAAGTTTGGGCTTTAATTCGCCAAGGCTATGGCTGGGAGTTACCATCGATGTCGGGGTTAGGCTATGCCGAATTTCGGCCACTGTGGCAAGGCCAGCAAAGTGCTGGCGCTTGCATCAGCCAACTCAAATTCAACACCCATCGTTTTGCCCGCAAACAAGGCGCGTGGTTTCGGCGTTTGCCCAATCGGGTTAGCCTCGATGCCCGTCATACGGATTTACTGGCACAGATGCAGGCGCTGCTTGCTGCAATGCCTGAGCACGCACCAACACATACTGATCACTAG
- a CDS encoding RDD family protein: MIDNRGSDRYIIDTPESIEFGYDVAGIGTRFVAAVIDTAFFSILLFLAQRVYIGNDINPSDAAYRIFFFFCIFTVLVYYIAFERFWNGQTPGKRLLGIRVVQEAGKPLTFTGSLIRNLLRLIDFVPAYYSTGLLTMLIDKRARRLGDLAASTFVVRDRQRVTLEMLLQSTRDDKVASALKDSGATLPNITALRPSDMDLVQNFLLRRAVLAPDRRLRIATQLAYALFGRLGYSVPGDPEQFLQQASDQYVLVRAQALQQAAPASVPVNPYDGHRG, from the coding sequence ATGATCGATAATCGTGGAAGTGATCGCTATATTATTGATACTCCCGAAAGTATTGAGTTTGGTTATGATGTGGCTGGAATCGGCACACGCTTTGTTGCAGCAGTTATCGATACGGCCTTCTTCTCAATTTTGTTGTTTCTTGCCCAACGGGTCTATATCGGAAATGATATCAATCCCAGTGATGCAGCCTATCGAATTTTCTTTTTCTTCTGTATTTTTACCGTCTTGGTTTATTATATCGCCTTTGAGCGCTTTTGGAATGGGCAAACGCCTGGCAAGCGGCTTTTGGGGATTCGAGTGGTGCAAGAGGCAGGCAAGCCATTAACCTTCACTGGCAGCTTGATTCGGAATTTACTGCGGTTAATTGATTTTGTTCCAGCCTATTATTCAACTGGGTTGCTCACGATGTTGATCGATAAGCGTGCCCGCCGTTTGGGAGATTTGGCTGCAAGCACGTTTGTGGTGCGCGATCGGCAACGGGTGACGCTTGAGATGTTGTTGCAATCAACCCGCGATGATAAAGTTGCGAGTGCGCTCAAAGATAGTGGCGCAACCTTGCCCAATATTACTGCCTTGCGCCCAAGCGATATGGATTTAGTGCAAAACTTTTTGCTGCGCCGCGCTGTTTTAGCCCCCGATCGACGTTTGCGAATTGCAACTCAATTGGCTTATGCGCTCTTTGGGCGGCTTGGCTACAGCGTGCCTGGTGATCCTGAGCAGTTTTTGCAACAAGCTAGTGATCAGTATGTGTTGGTGCGTGCTCAGGCATTGCAGCAAGCAGCGCCTGCATCTGTGCCAGTAAATCCGTATGACGGGCATCGAGGCTAA